Proteins from a genomic interval of Stenotrophomonas sp. 24(2023):
- a CDS encoding HDOD domain-containing protein: MSAQVATSAWQCARAWLQAVFGTAPPRQAERPRQARAAADLATERLPLGQVHAQLQQGLHALALSPRQASEDEPAGAAALEQAVVQALLARDWASRQLPRRPQLLPQLIQTVNDDAGSARVMAAIIGQDPVLTGNLLRIANSPAYKVHERPVESLQRAVTLVGTEGVRQIISAVLVQPVMEVQCPQFPQFSSIIWEHALLASRGAADHARAVSGGDAFAAQWLGLTQGLGTALVMRQLTQLASAGGQEIPTALALRLLQRWSLPVAQRVAAAWELPEPVHPALQAQASGPLAASLRFGSAAAAASLLCRHGRATQGQMLALLEQSPDVPLHALRWAWRRLHGRSVETLGDVDEATCPPA; the protein is encoded by the coding sequence ATGAGCGCGCAGGTCGCGACATCGGCGTGGCAGTGTGCACGTGCGTGGCTGCAGGCCGTGTTCGGCACGGCCCCGCCGCGCCAGGCCGAGCGTCCCCGGCAGGCGCGGGCGGCCGCAGACCTGGCAACGGAGCGGTTGCCACTGGGCCAGGTGCACGCGCAGCTGCAGCAGGGCCTGCATGCGCTGGCCCTGTCCCCGCGCCAGGCCAGTGAAGACGAGCCGGCCGGCGCGGCGGCACTGGAGCAGGCCGTGGTGCAGGCGCTGCTGGCCCGCGACTGGGCCAGCCGGCAGCTGCCACGGCGGCCGCAGCTGCTGCCGCAGCTGATCCAGACGGTCAATGATGATGCTGGCTCGGCGCGGGTGATGGCCGCCATCATCGGCCAGGACCCGGTGCTGACCGGCAACCTGCTGCGCATCGCCAACAGCCCCGCCTACAAGGTGCATGAACGGCCGGTGGAAAGCCTGCAGCGTGCCGTCACCCTGGTGGGCACCGAAGGCGTGCGGCAGATCATCAGTGCCGTGCTGGTGCAGCCGGTGATGGAGGTGCAGTGCCCACAGTTTCCACAGTTCAGCAGCATCATCTGGGAGCATGCGCTGCTGGCCTCGCGCGGGGCGGCCGACCACGCGCGCGCGGTCAGCGGGGGCGATGCGTTTGCCGCACAGTGGCTGGGCCTGACCCAGGGCCTGGGTACCGCGTTGGTGATGCGGCAGCTGACGCAGCTGGCCAGCGCCGGCGGCCAGGAGATTCCCACGGCGCTGGCACTGCGGCTGTTGCAGCGCTGGTCACTGCCGGTGGCACAGCGTGTCGCGGCCGCCTGGGAGCTGCCCGAGCCGGTGCACCCGGCACTGCAGGCACAGGCCAGCGGCCCCCTGGCGGCGAGCCTGCGGTTTGGCAGCGCGGCCGCCGCCGCCAGCCTGCTGTGCCGGCATGGCCGGGCCACCCAGGGGCAGATGCTGGCGCTGCTGGAGCAGTCGCCGGACGTGCCCCTGCATGCCCTGCGCTGGGCCTGGCGGCGCCTGCACGGGCGCAGCGTGGAAACGCTGGGCGACGTGGACGAAGCCACCTGCCCGCCGGCGTGA